TGTACGCGAGATTCACAGACACACTAGACGAAACAGCTGTGTGCGTGAATATTTGAGCTTCACATGTGCGCATTTTAGATCCCATGTGCATTTTTTAGTGTGCGCACATGACTCTGGCTTACGTTCATAGTCTTGCGagctgtgtgtgtacgtttgtgtgtgtatggaatAACATGTTTTgaagctgttattattattattattattattattattattattattattattattattattattattattgttttgtgtttgtgtgtgtgtgtttagttgtcTACATATGTACGTAATTTGCTCTTCCTGGTAATTTTgtgtacatattattattattattattattattattattactatagttgtgtgtgtacataatactcatgagagaaaacgaagaaagtgagaaaagactgaaaaaaaaagaaattaaagaaaataaaaactgcagaaggggaagaagagaataattaATATGattgaagaagaaagtaaacagGAGACAAAAAGTTGGCCAAGATTGTGAAgacaagtgaaaagaaaactgaaaatttgAGATTAAGAAACTCATGttttagtggagagagagagagagagagagagagagagagagagagagagagagagagagagagagagaatcacagtcAGATATACACTTATAGagaaacactgagagagagagagagagagagagagagagagagagagagagagagagagagagagagagagagagagatcgcaaCTTAACACAACAGAATgaatgtgattattattattattattattattattattattattattattgtctttttaatttcctcagttTGTTCCCCGAGTGCTTATGTaatgaataatatgaataataataaggattgtaaataaaactgtaacattttttgtgtgtgtttttattataaatgtgtacatgtgtttgtgtgtgtgtgtgtgttttaatctaTATATTATACAGatattttatttccatatagtttgtctcattattattattattattattattattattattattattattatcattatgcaAACACTTGTATCTGAAAATATAATTGAAGttattaattacacacacacacacacacatatacacatgcaTTCTTTgtactttaatctctctctctctctctctctctctctctctctctctctctctctctctctaattagtaACATTATCCAACATAAACTCCAAAATATTGAGAGAATCCATACATTGCTTTTCtgtctcttgctctctctctctctccctcactctctcattctcactcttccttgcctcctcttcctcctcccccatcaccacctcctcctcctcctcctcctcctcctcttcctcctcctcaacctccatCACCTCCAACACACATGGATCTGTTTCATAAGTCatcactcctccaccctccaccgcCTCCATCTTTCCGCCGAGAAGCTCAGGGGGGAGTGGATGCATTCTGTCATCCACTTGTCCATCCACCCCATCTGTCTTGTCCAGTAGAAGCTCATGGTTGACCAAGAAATCCGCCGAGAAGGCATCAGCGTCGGAAATCTCTGTCACGTTTTCCGTTTGGCCGTTTTCCTGCTTTCTACCGTCTGTTTGAGTCTGTCCATGCgtgtgtgcgtccgtgtgtcCGTTCCCCAGCCCCTGTATGTCCGTCAGTTTGACAATTTCCGGCGACACGACCAAAACAGAGAAGTTGTCTTGGGGGACATCATTCATCACCACAACAGACTGATCCTGACAAACCTTGCCACCCAAATCACTTGCCACACTTGAACCATCCATGCGATCGACACGCAAATCCGGCTGACCATCCATGAGACCCTCCTGCCGTTTGCATCCGAATCCCGTCACAATCGGCGGAACGCAAGTGGAATTTTTCGCACTAAACGTGGAGGCAGCCGTGGATGAGCCAGAGGCATTGGTGGAGTGGTCTATGCCATGCTTCTTGGCAAGGTGGCTACGCAGTTTGTCGAGTCGTGTTGTCTGGAAGGAGCACTGGAGTTTGGAGACGCTGGAGCACTGCAGGAGGTTGGCTGAGGGTGCGTGCAGTTTCATGTGTCTTCTCATATTCTTGGCGTGGGAGAAGGAGTGGCCGCAGACCTCACACTGGTGCACCCGTAACTGTTGGGGTGACTTGGGGTGTGTTAGGGTCCAACGAGgtgaagaaagtgtgtgtgtgtgtgtgttggtgtctgTTAGAGTGCGACAGggtgaagaaagggtgacatgAAGAGTGTGTTTGGGTCTGTTAGGGTAAGACAGGGTGAAGAAAGGATGTGTCAGGGGAAAAATGCCATTAGATAGGGTGTGTTGGTGAGTTTTACGATcaaatagagagaagaaagggtgtgCCGAGAAAAACTGGGTGTGTTAGGGTGAGGATAGGGTGTGTTACTATGAAAATGGGGAATTTAAATGTCTGTAAGGATGAGATGAGGTGAAGAAAGAGCACATTAGGGTGAAATAGGTTGTATTTAGTGTGTGTTAGGGTGAAGACTGAGTGTTTTACTGTTTGTTAGGGTGAGCAGGGTGTGTTGGTGCATATTAGGGTGAGACAGGGTGTGGTAGGGTGAAGATGAcattgttagtgtgtgtgtcggggtgagacagggtgtgtttgtgtctgctAGGGTGTGCTGGTATGAATGAGGTGTGATGGCATGTTTTAGGGTGAGATAGGGTGAAGATAAGTGTGCTACGGTCTGCTGGGGCAAGATAGTGAAGAAAGGATGTGTTAGGGTGAAGACTGGTTGTGTTAGGGGTGAGACTGGCTGTGTTAAGGTGAAGATTGGCTGTGTTAGGATGTGTCATGTTGAGGGAAGTGTGTGGAAGGTGAAAATAGCATGCATTAATGTGTGTTAGGGTGTACCAGTGTGCTAGCGTGAGGCTGGGTGAGCTAGGGTGAGATAGAGTAAAGAAAggctgtgtttgggtgtgtatagtgacgggagagagagagagagagagagagagagagagagagagagagagagagagagagagagagagagagagagaagggaagaggagaaataggaaagaaaagaaagatgagaaaaagagaaaaaatgagcaggaaaaggagaaaacaaaagaagagaggaacaaaatgagaattaggaaagaaaaggaagaaggagaaaaggaaagaaacaggagaTAGGAGGGGAAGATATTTAAGAGTGtacggggaagagagaaaggaaaagtttaATGGGATGAAGatagtgtgtgtgagggggaggtgggACATGTTAGGGTGAAGATATAGTGTTAGTAGGTGTTTAGGGTGAAAATACATGTATAAGTGTGTCTATTAGGGTGAAGAATGGATAAATATAGAGAGAacgaaacagataaacagataaatataaataagaggtaataacagcaataatttTCACATCTATacctttatcacacacacacacacacacacacacacacacacacacacacacacacacacacacacacaaaccttggAGTGCGTCGCGTAATGATCGTTTAAGTGCGTtttcctggaggaggagaaggagcagccAGGGTGAGGACAAGAGAACGTGGACCCAGAGTGGTGCAGGAGGTGAGCCTTGAAAGTCGTTACGTACTTAGAAGAGAAGCCGCAAACATCACACAGGAGACGACTCGTGGCgctgtgtgtgtaggagtgggCCTGTAGAGCGTGCCGCCACTTAAACCCGCGCCCACAGTCCCTGCACACAAACCTGGGGGGGTGGAATGGGTGACTTTGGGTGTGAGGCTGTGACGGGTGAATACAAGAGCAATGTGTGTGAAATTGAACatagagaagaggaatgaaatgaaggagagtgaaaggagaagtttataaaaggaggaaaagagagaggtttttgtaaagaggaagaatgaaatagagaaggaagaaagaaaagagagattttgtaaagggaggaaaaatgagatcgagagagaggagaggaataaagggaggaagaatgagatcgagagaaagacgaggagtaaaggaaagaagaataagatggagtgagaaaagagaaaagagaaaggagatatgTAAAgcgaagaatgagaagaagaagaacaggaaagacaagaagaaataaaaaaacatccaaatgaagaacaaaaggaagaggaggaaacagtacatgaagaagaggaagaagaagaagaagaagaagaagaagaagaagaagaagaagaagaagaagaagaagaagaagaagaagaagaagaagaagaagaagaagaagaagaagaagaagaagaaaagaaaaataaaagcatataaattaaaaacaagaggaagaggataagtacatgaacaacaacaacaacaacaacaacacaggaaagaacaagaaagaaaaaaacaaacaaacaaacaaacaagaaaaaacaacaacaaacactgaaacacaaacacactcaacgattattaacacacacacgcacacacacacacacacgcacacacacgcacacacacacagacgcacggTTTGTTGGTGGAGTGCTTAGGGGTGTGCATGGTGAGGGCGGCACGGGTTCTGAAGCGCAGGTCACAGTACACACAGAAGAAGGGCAACTCATGATCGTGCTGGGCAAAATGCAGCcgctgtccctcctcctcccgcacctGAGGGTAGACCAAGTGGAgcaggtagtggag
The window above is part of the Scylla paramamosain isolate STU-SP2022 unplaced genomic scaffold, ASM3559412v1 Contig4, whole genome shotgun sequence genome. Proteins encoded here:
- the LOC135096574 gene encoding uncharacterized protein LOC135096574 isoform X2, coding for MRPLVITVGNTMAAAPAAAAAAAADDTATTTTTNNNNNNNNNNVMEVLIALLYGESVDVPAALLSSLLHHAQLLGLSHHIYSSLQASGGAEGAGRTHTIPRRKHTRKPVLENAGTTMPGGKNAKNLRPSACEGSGWQGDGCEGVGGQEVKRGEGKGGQEVNVCGKVISGGVVGAVCEGSGHFESKPYERTRNFEGKICEGVCEGKACENVGNSNVGSKACDRTNNFESKACERTNNFESKACERTNNFESKACERTNNFESKACERTSNFNDKACEKVTNLDVKICNEKTITSGTTVTDKVANETPCINVLCDNPDTHMDTHTILELSLLCGGVEREIHTAQSPWNDTAQTATQTQQDAETAEILGLVITAEGTAGEEKQQEAQQKRQKGRMVGKGLLCEVCGMSFQRCGDLVKHVQHSQHFSQQCPLCFVQVREEEGQRLHFAQHDHELPFFCVYCDLRFRTRAALTMHTPKHSTNKPFVCRDCGRGFKWRHALQAHSYTHSATSRLLCDVCGFSSKYVTTFKAHLLHHSGSTFSCPHPGCSFSSSRKTHLNDHYATHSKLRVHQCEVCGHSFSHAKNMRRHMKLHAPSANLLQCSSVSKLQCSFQTTRLDKLRSHLAKKHGIDHSTNASGSSTAASTFSAKNSTCVPPIVTGFGCKRQEGLMDGQPDLRVDRMDGSSVASDLGGKVCQDQSVVVMNDVPQDNFSVLVVSPEIVKLTDIQGLGNGHTDAHTHGQTQTDGRKQENGQTENVTEISDADAFSADFLVNHELLLDKTDGVDGQVDDRMHPLPPELLGGKMEAVEGGGVMTYETDPCVLEVMEVEEEEEEEEEEEEEVVMGEEEEEARKSENERVREREREQETEKQCMDSLNILEFMLDNVTN